A single region of the Constrictibacter sp. MBR-5 genome encodes:
- a CDS encoding Tad domain-containing protein: MAMLMSMMLVGLFGFVALAVDTSVWYSTKRRLQTAVDSAARAGAHELDRGGSIDEVAAAGTAAAARMGFTSANGASVDIEVREDNSVRAVIRSQAHMYFARILGATAPTLSASAAAAVPNTPPPCLTILEPSNSQALDIDKAKIVAPTCRIQVNSTSSEAMKIAGGATVEAAQICVTGNYSGGSTSVPVEIGCTPLADPLAAWVPPDPGPCEFSPNSISETTTTLKPGVYCKQIQIDKATVTFLPGIYFLKNGGLKVQGDSILTGKGVAFLLIGDSKIEIEAKSVIDFVAPVDGPMAGFVFAHDRNPKAGLEHKFVAHSDISYEGAVYLPKHYVTYQGHSTSSNIPPFTTYIVGRLKMDGQSELILNNNYAASAVPVAGKIGAGVVLVE, encoded by the coding sequence ATGGCGATGCTGATGTCGATGATGCTTGTCGGCCTCTTCGGCTTCGTCGCTCTCGCGGTAGATACCAGCGTCTGGTATTCCACAAAGCGGCGCCTGCAGACTGCGGTGGACTCAGCGGCACGTGCCGGTGCGCATGAGCTTGATCGCGGCGGTTCCATAGACGAAGTGGCGGCCGCAGGCACCGCCGCCGCAGCTCGCATGGGCTTCACGTCCGCCAACGGCGCCAGCGTCGATATCGAGGTGCGGGAGGACAACAGCGTCCGCGCAGTCATCCGCTCCCAAGCGCACATGTATTTCGCAAGGATTCTCGGGGCTACGGCTCCGACGCTGTCCGCGAGTGCCGCTGCTGCGGTACCGAACACGCCGCCACCCTGCCTGACGATCCTGGAACCGAGCAATTCGCAGGCGCTTGACATCGACAAGGCAAAGATCGTCGCTCCCACCTGCCGCATCCAGGTGAACTCCACCAGCAGCGAGGCCATGAAAATCGCCGGCGGCGCCACAGTCGAAGCGGCACAGATCTGCGTCACCGGCAACTATAGCGGGGGCAGCACCAGCGTACCCGTCGAGATCGGCTGCACGCCTCTGGCCGATCCGCTCGCCGCCTGGGTGCCGCCCGACCCGGGGCCGTGCGAGTTCAGCCCGAATTCGATCTCTGAGACCACGACGACACTGAAGCCCGGTGTCTACTGCAAGCAGATTCAGATCGACAAGGCGACGGTCACCTTCCTGCCCGGAATCTACTTCCTCAAGAACGGCGGCCTGAAGGTGCAGGGGGATTCGATCCTCACCGGCAAGGGCGTCGCCTTTCTATTGATCGGCGACAGCAAGATCGAGATCGAGGCGAAGAGTGTCATCGACTTTGTTGCCCCCGTAGATGGCCCGATGGCCGGATTCGTGTTCGCCCACGACCGCAACCCGAAGGCCGGCCTGGAGCACAAGTTCGTCGCCCACAGCGACATCAGCTATGAGGGGGCGGTCTACCTTCCGAAGCACTACGTGACATATCAGGGGCACAGCACGAGCTCGAATATCCCTCCCTTCACAACCTACATCGTCGGCCGCCTCAAAATGGATGGCCAGTCCGAGCTGATCCTCAACAATAACTATGCGGCAAGCGCGGTGCCGGTCGCCGGCAAGATCGGCGCCGGCGTCGTCCTTGTGGAATGA
- a CDS encoding TadE family protein — MLRTCLGFRACRKGGVAVEFALMVPILVFTMIAMVDFVRLMSEDGRIANAALAGAHFGMQSTAHAADEEGMVRAARADAGKGAEELEIVAEQKCLCANGSAVLCSLSCENGAKPVMMVKVSISKQFATMMPYPMIENPVPLYRDAEVQVQ; from the coding sequence ATGCTGCGCACCTGCCTCGGCTTCCGGGCGTGCCGGAAAGGTGGCGTCGCCGTCGAGTTCGCGCTGATGGTGCCGATACTCGTCTTCACCATGATCGCGATGGTGGATTTCGTCCGCCTCATGAGCGAGGACGGTCGCATCGCCAATGCCGCATTGGCAGGGGCCCACTTCGGCATGCAGAGCACTGCGCACGCCGCGGATGAAGAGGGAATGGTGCGGGCCGCGCGCGCGGATGCGGGAAAGGGCGCGGAAGAGCTGGAGATCGTGGCCGAACAGAAGTGTCTCTGCGCGAACGGCAGCGCCGTACTGTGCTCATTGAGCTGCGAAAACGGCGCGAAGCCGGTGATGATGGTGAAGGTCAGCATATCGAAGCAGTTCGCGACGATGATGCCCTATCCGATGATCGAGAATCCCGTGCCGCTCTATCGCGATGCGGAGGTCCAGGTGCAATGA
- a CDS encoding TadE/TadG family type IV pilus assembly protein: MVEFALLSLPMLLIVLGFFELGRFFYLSESIANAAREGARAAAVRGAASPKPARAEDIATIVHRHAPGFVPAASLDVRTSYSPDNSPGASVAVTVAYSYRLLVPWIAAFTTIQIEKHAALTISR, from the coding sequence GTGGTGGAATTCGCGCTGCTGTCCTTGCCGATGCTGCTGATCGTGCTCGGCTTCTTCGAACTGGGGAGGTTCTTCTATCTCAGCGAGTCGATCGCGAACGCGGCACGGGAAGGGGCGCGCGCCGCCGCTGTCCGCGGCGCAGCCAGCCCCAAGCCCGCCAGGGCGGAGGACATCGCAACGATCGTCCACAGGCACGCGCCCGGCTTCGTGCCGGCCGCCAGTCTCGACGTCAGGACCAGCTATTCCCCGGACAACAGCCCCGGCGCCAGCGTTGCGGTGACCGTTGCCTACAGCTACCGCCTGCTGGTGCCCTGGATCGCCGCGTTCACGACGATCCAGATCGAAAAGCACGCGGCGCTGACGATCTCCCGCTGA
- the scpA gene encoding methylmalonyl-CoA mutase, which yields MADFPKRTLDDWQALATKDLKGGSPDGLAWHTPEGIVVKPLYTAADLQDLEHLDTMPGFAPFVRGPRATMYANRPWTIRQYAGFSTAEESNKFYKEALAAGQKGLSVAFDLATHRGYDSDHPRVVGDVGKAGVAIDSVEDMKILFDGIPLEEMSVSMTMNGAVLPVLAAFIVAGEEQGVPTEKLSGTIQNDILKEFMVRNTYIYPPTPSMRAVADIIEFTAQKMPRFNSISISGYHMQEAGSTLVQELAFTLADGLEYVRAAQAKGLHVDQFAPRLSFFFCIGMNFFMEVAKLRAARYLWATLMKKHFDPQRADSLALRTHCQTSGVSLAEQDPHNNVIRTTIEAMAAVLGGTQSLHTNALDEALALPSRFSSRIARNTQLIIAEETGIPNVIDPLGGSYYVEHLTASLAAEAMKLIDEVEALGGMTKAVEAGMPKMKIEEAAARRQARVDRGEETIVGVNKYRPTNPESVDILDIDNTAVRDSQIARLKKIRAGRDEAKTQAALDAITKGAATGEGNMLALAVEATRARATLGEISDAMEKSWGRYQATIRSISGVYGAGWDGDEGYSRIRADVDAFAEGEGRRPRMLVTKMGQDGHDRGAKVIATAFADIGFDVDVGPLFQTPEEAARMAVENDVHIVGVSSQAAGHKTLVPQLIDELRRQGAGDVLVVCGGVIPPGDYEFLKAKGVAAIYGPGTNIPEAASEILAMLKQRDLAA from the coding sequence ATGGCGGATTTCCCGAAGCGCACGCTCGATGACTGGCAGGCGCTCGCCACAAAGGATCTGAAGGGCGGCTCGCCCGACGGGCTGGCGTGGCACACGCCGGAAGGTATCGTGGTGAAGCCGCTCTACACGGCCGCCGACCTCCAGGACCTGGAACATCTCGACACGATGCCGGGCTTCGCGCCGTTCGTGCGCGGGCCGCGCGCAACGATGTACGCCAACCGGCCGTGGACCATCCGCCAGTATGCCGGCTTCTCCACCGCGGAGGAGTCGAACAAGTTCTACAAGGAGGCGCTGGCCGCCGGGCAGAAGGGCCTCTCGGTCGCCTTCGACCTCGCGACGCACCGCGGCTACGACAGCGACCATCCGCGCGTCGTCGGCGACGTCGGCAAGGCGGGCGTGGCGATCGACAGCGTCGAGGACATGAAGATCCTGTTCGACGGCATCCCGCTCGAGGAGATGTCGGTTTCGATGACGATGAACGGCGCCGTCCTCCCGGTGCTGGCCGCCTTCATCGTGGCGGGCGAGGAGCAGGGCGTTCCGACCGAGAAGCTGTCGGGGACCATCCAGAACGACATCCTCAAGGAGTTCATGGTCCGCAACACCTACATCTATCCGCCGACGCCCTCGATGCGCGCGGTCGCCGACATCATCGAGTTCACCGCGCAGAAGATGCCGCGCTTCAACTCGATCTCGATCTCCGGCTATCACATGCAGGAGGCCGGCTCGACGCTGGTGCAGGAGCTGGCCTTCACCCTGGCGGACGGGCTCGAATATGTCCGCGCCGCCCAGGCCAAGGGCCTGCACGTCGACCAGTTCGCGCCGCGACTGTCGTTCTTCTTCTGCATCGGCATGAACTTCTTCATGGAGGTCGCGAAGCTGCGCGCCGCCCGCTACCTCTGGGCGACGCTGATGAAGAAGCACTTCGACCCGCAGCGAGCCGACAGCTTGGCGCTGCGCACCCATTGCCAGACGTCGGGCGTCAGCCTTGCCGAGCAGGATCCGCACAACAACGTCATCCGCACGACGATCGAAGCGATGGCCGCCGTCCTGGGCGGCACGCAGTCGCTGCACACCAACGCACTCGACGAGGCGCTGGCCCTGCCGTCGCGCTTCTCGTCGCGGATCGCGCGCAACACGCAGCTGATCATCGCCGAGGAGACGGGCATCCCGAACGTCATCGACCCGCTCGGCGGCAGCTACTATGTCGAGCATCTGACGGCCAGTCTCGCCGCCGAGGCGATGAAGCTGATCGACGAGGTCGAAGCGCTGGGCGGCATGACCAAGGCCGTCGAGGCCGGCATGCCGAAGATGAAAATCGAGGAGGCCGCCGCCCGTCGGCAGGCGCGCGTCGACCGCGGCGAGGAGACCATCGTCGGCGTCAACAAGTACCGCCCGACCAACCCCGAGTCGGTCGACATCCTGGACATCGACAACACCGCGGTGCGCGACTCCCAGATCGCCCGCCTGAAGAAGATCCGCGCCGGGCGCGACGAGGCGAAGACGCAGGCGGCGTTGGACGCCATCACTAAGGGAGCCGCCACCGGCGAAGGCAACATGCTGGCACTGGCTGTCGAGGCGACGCGGGCGCGCGCGACCCTCGGCGAGATATCCGATGCCATGGAAAAGTCCTGGGGCCGCTACCAGGCGACGATCCGGTCCATCTCTGGCGTCTACGGCGCGGGCTGGGACGGTGACGAGGGCTACAGCCGCATCCGCGCCGACGTCGATGCCTTCGCAGAGGGCGAAGGCCGGCGGCCGCGCATGCTGGTAACCAAGATGGGCCAGGACGGCCACGATCGCGGCGCGAAGGTCATCGCCACCGCCTTCGCCGATATCGGTTTCGATGTCGACGTCGGGCCGCTGTTCCAAACACCCGAGGAAGCGGCGCGCATGGCCGTCGAGAACGACGTCCACATCGTCGGCGTCTCGTCCCAGGCGGCCGGCCACAAGACGCTCGTGCCGCAGCTGATCGACGAGCTTCGTCGTCAGGGTGCCGGCGACGTCCTGGTCGTCTGCGGCGGCGTCATTCCGCCGGGCGACTACGAGTTCCTGAAGGCCAAGGGCGTGGCTGCGATTTACGGCCCGGGCACCAACATCCCGGAAGCGGCCAGCGAGATCCTCGCGATGCTCAAGCAGCGCGACTTGGCGGCCTGA
- a CDS encoding biotin transporter BioY, which translates to MNNTTSSRSCGLLDLETRSGIVQAFAVAAGIPLLALASWIEVPMLPVPMTMQTFAVLLVGALYGWRLGALTVAAWLACAALGLPLLAGGAGGVARFAGPTAGYLFAFPVAAALVGWLAARGWMSGFLPATAAVLLGHAVCLGLGATWLAWLIGPDRALAAGVLPFLAGAVLKSALAAAVVRLVAQTGNTDVG; encoded by the coding sequence ATGAACAATACCACCTCTTCCCGCAGCTGCGGGCTGCTGGATCTTGAGACGCGGTCCGGGATCGTCCAGGCGTTCGCAGTTGCCGCCGGCATCCCTCTCCTGGCCCTCGCGTCATGGATCGAGGTGCCGATGTTGCCCGTGCCGATGACGATGCAAACCTTCGCAGTCCTGTTGGTCGGCGCGCTCTATGGCTGGCGCCTGGGGGCTCTGACCGTCGCCGCATGGCTCGCTTGCGCTGCACTCGGACTACCGCTTCTGGCCGGGGGCGCGGGCGGCGTCGCGCGTTTTGCGGGACCGACCGCCGGCTACCTGTTCGCGTTCCCGGTGGCGGCGGCATTGGTCGGCTGGCTCGCAGCGCGTGGCTGGATGTCCGGGTTTCTCCCGGCGACTGCTGCCGTGCTCCTCGGACACGCCGTCTGCCTCGGCCTGGGGGCGACATGGCTAGCCTGGTTGATCGGCCCCGATCGCGCGCTCGCAGCCGGCGTGCTGCCCTTTCTTGCCGGCGCGGTGTTGAAATCGGCACTCGCGGCGGCGGTCGTACGGCTCGTTGCGCAGACCGGCAACACGGACGTCGGCTGA
- a CDS encoding propionyl-CoA synthetase, with the protein MTSRYDETHRRSLQDPEGFWAEAADDVVWYRKWDTVLDRSNAPFYRWFVGGETNTCMNALDRHVDEGRGEQLALIYDSPVTDSQRKFTFRELRDEVALFAGVLADLGVGKGDRVIVYMPMIPEAAIAMLACARIGAVHSVVFGGFAPHELATRIDDATPKVIVSASCGIEVQRVIPYKPLLDAAIERSKHKPDHCVVKRRPQHDCDLTAGRDVDWDAAMAKASPRDCVPVKATDPCYILYTSGTTGQPKGVVRDTGGHIVALKWSMHGVYDMKPGDVYWAASDVGWVVGHSYIVYAPLFHGCTSILFEGKPVGTPDAGVYWRVIAEHGVNALFTAPTAFRAIKGADPEGKLIGQYDLSKFRTLFLAGERSDTDTVKWAERVLDRPVIDHYWQTESGWPMLGNCVGLGALPVKHGSPTKPVPGYDIQVLDPETHEILPDGQIGAICIRLPLPPSCLPTLWNADQRFIDSYLAEFPGWYKTADAGMRDEDGYFYVLARTDDIINVAGHRLSTGGMEEILSQHKDVAECAVVGVHDDLKGQVPVGFIVLKSGVNRPGDEVVKDVVQMVRDEIGAVASFRKATVVPRLPKTRSGKILRGTISKIADGEAWKMPATIDDPAILDEIETALKSLGYATGKPAEK; encoded by the coding sequence ATGACCAGCCGCTACGACGAGACACACCGCCGTTCGCTCCAGGATCCCGAAGGGTTCTGGGCGGAGGCTGCGGATGATGTCGTGTGGTATCGGAAGTGGGATACCGTGCTGGATCGCTCCAATGCACCGTTCTACCGCTGGTTCGTCGGCGGCGAGACGAACACCTGCATGAACGCCTTGGACCGGCACGTCGACGAGGGCCGGGGCGAGCAGCTCGCGCTGATCTACGACAGCCCCGTGACGGACAGCCAGCGCAAGTTCACCTTCCGGGAACTACGCGACGAGGTGGCGCTGTTCGCGGGCGTGCTGGCCGACCTGGGCGTCGGCAAGGGTGACCGGGTCATCGTCTACATGCCGATGATCCCCGAGGCCGCTATCGCGATGCTGGCCTGCGCGCGCATCGGTGCGGTGCATTCCGTCGTTTTCGGCGGCTTCGCGCCGCACGAACTGGCGACGCGCATAGACGACGCGACGCCCAAGGTCATCGTCTCCGCCTCCTGCGGCATCGAGGTGCAGCGGGTCATTCCCTACAAGCCGCTGCTCGACGCCGCGATCGAGCGGTCGAAGCACAAACCCGACCATTGCGTCGTGAAGCGCCGCCCGCAGCACGACTGCGACCTGACCGCGGGCCGCGACGTCGACTGGGACGCCGCGATGGCGAAGGCCAGCCCGCGCGACTGCGTGCCCGTAAAGGCGACGGACCCCTGCTACATCCTCTATACCTCCGGCACCACCGGCCAGCCGAAGGGCGTCGTTCGCGACACCGGTGGCCACATCGTCGCGCTCAAATGGAGCATGCACGGCGTGTACGACATGAAGCCCGGCGACGTGTACTGGGCCGCCTCGGACGTCGGCTGGGTGGTCGGCCATTCCTACATCGTCTATGCACCGCTGTTCCACGGCTGCACCTCGATCCTGTTCGAGGGCAAGCCGGTCGGCACGCCGGACGCGGGCGTCTACTGGCGGGTCATCGCCGAGCACGGCGTGAACGCACTCTTCACGGCTCCCACGGCCTTCCGCGCCATCAAGGGTGCCGATCCGGAGGGCAAGCTGATCGGGCAGTACGACCTGTCGAAGTTCCGCACTCTTTTTCTGGCAGGCGAGCGGTCGGATACCGATACGGTGAAATGGGCGGAACGCGTCCTGGACAGGCCCGTGATCGATCATTACTGGCAGACTGAATCCGGCTGGCCGATGCTGGGGAATTGCGTAGGCCTGGGCGCGCTTCCGGTGAAGCACGGGTCGCCGACCAAGCCGGTGCCCGGCTACGACATCCAGGTCCTGGATCCGGAGACCCACGAGATCCTGCCGGACGGGCAGATCGGCGCCATCTGCATCCGCCTGCCGCTGCCGCCGTCCTGCCTGCCGACGCTGTGGAACGCGGACCAGCGCTTCATCGACTCCTACCTCGCCGAGTTCCCCGGCTGGTACAAGACGGCCGACGCCGGCATGCGTGACGAAGACGGCTATTTCTACGTGCTGGCGCGGACCGACGACATCATCAACGTCGCCGGTCATCGGCTCTCCACCGGAGGCATGGAGGAGATCCTGTCGCAGCACAAGGACGTGGCCGAATGCGCCGTAGTCGGCGTTCACGACGACCTGAAGGGCCAGGTGCCGGTGGGCTTCATCGTGCTCAAGAGCGGCGTGAACCGCCCCGGCGACGAGGTGGTGAAGGACGTCGTGCAGATGGTGCGCGACGAGATCGGAGCCGTCGCCTCGTTCCGCAAGGCGACCGTCGTCCCGCGCCTGCCCAAGACGCGCAGCGGGAAGATCCTGCGGGGCACGATCTCCAAGATCGCCGACGGCGAGGCCTGGAAGATGCCGGCGACCATCGACGATCCCGCAATCCTGGACGAGATCGAGACGGCGTTGAAGAGCCTCGGCTACGCGACCGGAAAGCCGGCCGAGAAGTAG
- a CDS encoding LLM class flavin-dependent oxidoreductase, whose amino-acid sequence MRQMALVGFLQAQNCTQLASSWRHPESRNDSMSKGYYQRIAQVLEEGKFDLGFFDDRLAMPDMYGGDHAHTVQHGIRCVKMDPLTVLTVMGMATERLGLGATCSTTYFNPFDLARRFQTLDLMTDGRAAWNVVTSFNDGEAMNMGHDRHVAHDLRYDMADEFLEIVLGHWDAWEDGAIVQDKTTGLFAHPEKVHRLDYKGKFFKSRGPFTVPRSAQGHPVVIQAGASGRGTRFAARWAELVFTAYHDLESGKKSYAALKEAIAQKGRDPSKVKLTNLVWTVAAETKSEAEDKWALADSLVNETDALSLLAEVMNYDLSKKGLDDPFTDAELAELSGGQGHIDVVVRVTGRKNPTVRDFMEVTRRGHARDPFIGGPKEIADRMEQWFVEGACDGFVISATHVPGTYEEFVKFVVPELQRRGLFRKEYTGSTLREHLGLDRPENGAWRRYAG is encoded by the coding sequence ATGCGGCAAATGGCGCTGGTGGGCTTTCTGCAGGCCCAGAACTGCACGCAGCTCGCCAGTTCGTGGCGGCATCCGGAATCGCGCAACGATTCCATGTCGAAGGGCTACTACCAGCGAATCGCGCAGGTCCTGGAAGAGGGCAAGTTCGACCTGGGCTTCTTCGACGACCGGCTGGCCATGCCGGACATGTATGGCGGCGACCATGCGCATACGGTCCAGCACGGCATCCGCTGCGTGAAAATGGACCCGCTGACCGTGCTGACGGTGATGGGCATGGCGACGGAGCGGCTGGGCCTCGGTGCCACCTGCTCGACGACATACTTCAACCCGTTCGACCTCGCCCGCCGGTTCCAGACGCTGGACCTGATGACCGACGGGCGCGCCGCCTGGAACGTCGTCACCTCGTTCAACGACGGCGAGGCGATGAACATGGGGCACGACCGCCACGTGGCGCACGACCTGCGCTACGACATGGCCGACGAGTTCCTGGAGATCGTGCTCGGCCACTGGGACGCCTGGGAGGACGGCGCGATCGTCCAGGACAAGACGACCGGCCTGTTCGCCCATCCGGAGAAGGTCCACCGGCTGGACTACAAGGGCAAGTTCTTCAAGTCGCGCGGGCCGTTCACCGTGCCGCGCTCGGCGCAGGGTCATCCTGTCGTCATTCAGGCCGGCGCCAGCGGCCGCGGCACGCGCTTCGCCGCGCGCTGGGCGGAACTGGTCTTCACCGCCTATCACGACCTCGAATCCGGCAAGAAGAGCTATGCCGCGCTGAAGGAGGCGATCGCGCAGAAGGGCCGCGATCCGTCGAAGGTCAAGCTGACCAACCTCGTCTGGACCGTCGCCGCCGAGACCAAGAGCGAGGCGGAGGACAAATGGGCGCTGGCCGACAGTCTGGTGAACGAGACGGACGCGCTGTCGCTGCTGGCCGAAGTGATGAACTACGACCTGTCGAAGAAGGGTCTGGACGATCCCTTCACCGACGCGGAACTGGCGGAACTGAGCGGTGGCCAGGGGCACATCGACGTCGTGGTCCGCGTGACCGGCAGGAAGAACCCGACGGTTCGCGACTTCATGGAGGTCACGCGTCGCGGTCACGCCCGCGACCCCTTCATCGGCGGCCCGAAGGAGATCGCCGACCGCATGGAGCAATGGTTCGTCGAAGGCGCCTGCGACGGCTTCGTGATCTCGGCGACCCATGTGCCGGGCACCTACGAGGAGTTCGTGAAGTTCGTCGTGCCGGAACTGCAGCGCCGGGGCCTGTTCCGCAAGGAATACACCGGGTCGACGCTGCGCGAGCATCTGGGGCTGGACCGGCCCGAGAACGGCGCATGGCGGAGATACGCCGGCTGA
- a CDS encoding LLM class flavin-dependent oxidoreductase, which produces MRQMALVGFLQAQNCTQLASSWRHPESRNDSMSKHYYRRIAQILEEGKFDLGFFDDRLAMPDMYGADHAHTVQHGIRCVKMDPLTVLTVMGMATERLGLGATCSTTYFNPFDLARRFQTLDLMTDGRAAWNVVTSFNDGEAMNMGFDRHVEHDLRYDMADEFMEIVLGHWDAWEDGAIVQDKSTGLFAHPEKVHRLDYKGRFFKSRGPFTVPRSAQGHPVVIQAGASGRGIRFAGRWAELIFAAFPDAEAGKRTYAALKQSIADAGRDPDLVKITPRVWTVAAETKGEAEDKWALADSLPNDMDALSLLSEVLNFDLAVKGLDEPFTDDDLARMSGGHSMRDLVVRVSGKQNPTVRDFMQVTRRGRAQVPFVGGPKEVADQMEQWFVEGACDGFVITATHVPGTYEDFVRFVVPELQRRGLFRKEYTGSTLREHLGLPRPENGAWRKQAG; this is translated from the coding sequence ATGCGGCAGATGGCGCTGGTGGGCTTTCTGCAGGCCCAGAACTGCACGCAGCTCGCCAGTTCCTGGCGGCATCCGGAATCGCGCAACGATTCGATGTCCAAGCACTATTACCGCCGGATCGCGCAGATCCTGGAGGAGGGGAAGTTCGATCTCGGCTTCTTCGACGACCGGCTGGCCATGCCGGACATGTATGGCGCCGATCACGCCCATACGGTCCAGCACGGCATCCGTTGCGTGAAGATGGACCCGCTCACCGTGCTGACAGTGATGGGGATGGCGACGGAGCGGCTCGGTCTCGGCGCCACCTGCTCGACGACATACTTCAACCCGTTCGATCTCGCCCGGCGGTTCCAGACGCTGGACCTGATGACCGACGGGCGCGCCGCGTGGAACGTCGTCACCTCGTTCAACGACGGCGAGGCGATGAACATGGGCTTCGATCGCCATGTCGAGCACGACCTGCGCTACGACATGGCCGACGAGTTCATGGAGATCGTGCTCGGCCATTGGGACGCCTGGGAGGACGGCGCGATCGTCCAGGACAAGTCGACGGGCCTGTTCGCTCACCCGGAGAAGGTCCACCGGCTGGACTACAAGGGTCGGTTCTTCAAGTCGCGCGGGCCGTTCACCGTGCCGCGCTCGGCGCAGGGTCATCCGGTCGTCATCCAGGCCGGCGCCAGCGGCCGCGGCATCCGCTTCGCCGGGCGCTGGGCCGAACTGATCTTCGCCGCGTTCCCCGACGCCGAGGCCGGCAAGCGGACCTATGCCGCCCTGAAGCAGTCGATCGCGGACGCGGGGCGCGATCCGGACCTGGTCAAGATCACGCCGCGCGTCTGGACCGTCGCCGCCGAAACGAAAGGCGAGGCCGAGGACAAATGGGCGCTCGCCGACAGCCTGCCTAACGACATGGACGCGCTGTCGCTGCTGTCCGAGGTCCTGAACTTCGATCTCGCCGTCAAGGGCCTGGACGAGCCGTTCACCGATGACGATCTGGCTCGCATGTCCGGCGGACACAGCATGCGCGACCTCGTCGTCCGCGTCTCCGGCAAGCAGAACCCGACCGTGCGCGACTTCATGCAGGTGACCCGCCGCGGCCGCGCCCAGGTCCCCTTCGTCGGCGGTCCGAAGGAAGTCGCCGATCAGATGGAGCAGTGGTTCGTCGAAGGCGCCTGCGACGGCTTCGTCATCACCGCCACCCACGTCCCGGGGACTTACGAGGATTTCGTGAGGTTCGTCGTCCCCGAACTGCAGCGCCGCGGCCTGTTCCGCAAGGAATATACCGGCAGCACGCTGCGCGAGCATCTCGGCCTGCCGCGGCCGGAGAACGGTGCCTGGCGGAAGCAGGCCGGCTGA
- the rfbA gene encoding glucose-1-phosphate thymidylyltransferase RfbA, translated as MKGIILAGGAGTRLYPLTTAVNKQLLPVYDKPMIYYPLSTLMLAGIREILVITTPRDEPLYRHVLGDGADWGLSLGYAVQPSPDGLAQAFVIGRDFVGRSDVSLVLGDNLFYGAGLSQLTQRASGRGAGATIFASWVPDPQRYGVVTLDTDQRPVAIEEKPAVPQSHWAVTGLYFYDNDVVSIAAGLKPSPRGELEITDVNKHYLEAGRLTVEFLGRGFAWLDTGTHDSLLEAAEFVRTIQHRTGAQIACLEEIAWHMGFIDDAALERAAARRRGTPYGTYLSSLLTAPMRVP; from the coding sequence ATGAAGGGCATCATCCTGGCCGGCGGCGCCGGCACGCGCCTCTACCCGCTGACCACGGCGGTCAACAAGCAACTCCTGCCGGTCTACGACAAGCCGATGATCTACTATCCGCTGTCGACGCTCATGCTGGCGGGCATCCGCGAGATCCTGGTCATCACGACGCCACGCGACGAGCCGCTCTACCGCCATGTGCTAGGCGACGGCGCGGATTGGGGCCTGTCGCTCGGCTATGCCGTGCAGCCTTCGCCGGATGGCCTCGCCCAGGCGTTCGTGATCGGCCGCGACTTCGTCGGGCGATCCGACGTCTCGCTCGTCCTCGGCGACAACCTGTTCTACGGCGCCGGGCTCAGCCAGCTGACCCAGCGTGCCAGCGGCCGCGGCGCGGGCGCGACGATCTTCGCGAGCTGGGTGCCCGATCCGCAGCGCTACGGCGTGGTGACGCTCGACACGGATCAGCGGCCTGTCGCCATCGAGGAGAAGCCCGCGGTGCCGCAGTCGCACTGGGCGGTGACCGGCCTCTACTTCTACGACAACGACGTCGTTTCCATCGCCGCCGGGCTGAAGCCCTCGCCCCGCGGCGAGCTCGAGATCACGGACGTGAACAAGCATTATCTGGAAGCCGGCCGCCTGACGGTGGAGTTCCTCGGGCGCGGCTTCGCCTGGCTCGACACCGGCACGCACGATTCGCTGCTGGAGGCTGCCGAGTTCGTCCGCACCATCCAGCATCGCACCGGCGCCCAGATCGCGTGCCTGGAGGAAATCGCCTGGCACATGGGCTTCATCGACGACGCGGCGCTGGAACGGGCCGCCGCGCGACGGCGCGGCACGCCCTACGGGACCTACCTCTCCAGCCTGCTGACCGCACCGATGCGTGTGCCCTGA